In a single window of the bacterium genome:
- a CDS encoding radical SAM protein produces the protein MYQLRMLIKILRLGSVLRYLLKAPDFIFYRRRRPRPPLRLQVEVTSLCNYRCPSCIWSKQSRPAARVDLERFKALIDEARPDYLVLTGVGEGLLNDQVYDMIRYAKGRRIVTKLDSNGMILDESRARRIVDSGLDFLSVSLDTAVEEMYDRVRNEGKLGRVLDNLRALVAYRNERGASTHVEVTLLCSKLNIEGLPESVRRVAGLGLDEVNCGLAQRLYETGNDIFVLEDKDPEHIARYREILARARETAHEVGLTRTAGSITLMQEQLDGAGDGKTARQRVCYFGLYSPFVYSDGTLLPCCNAAMPALDSESCMKAMSMGNVFESGFNAVWHGDKARQVRRSVLENRERFAYCSRCLYDESGLLGWPRRLSRLLYRG, from the coding sequence CCGCCGGAGGCCACGCCCTCCGCTGCGCCTTCAGGTGGAGGTGACCAGCCTCTGCAACTACCGCTGCCCCTCCTGTATCTGGAGCAAGCAATCCCGCCCCGCGGCCCGGGTCGACCTGGAGCGGTTCAAGGCCCTGATCGACGAGGCCCGGCCGGACTATCTCGTTCTGACCGGCGTGGGCGAGGGCCTGCTCAACGACCAGGTCTACGACATGATCCGCTACGCCAAGGGCCGCCGGATCGTGACCAAGCTCGACAGCAACGGCATGATCCTGGATGAGAGCCGCGCGCGGCGGATCGTGGACTCGGGGCTGGATTTCCTCTCCGTATCGCTGGACACAGCGGTGGAGGAGATGTACGACCGGGTGCGCAACGAGGGCAAGCTGGGACGGGTGCTGGACAACCTTCGCGCCCTGGTCGCCTACCGCAACGAGCGCGGGGCCTCGACCCACGTGGAGGTGACCCTTCTGTGCTCCAAGCTCAACATCGAGGGCCTGCCCGAGAGCGTGCGCCGCGTGGCCGGCCTGGGGCTGGATGAGGTGAACTGCGGGCTGGCGCAGCGCCTGTACGAGACCGGCAACGACATTTTCGTGCTGGAAGATAAAGACCCGGAGCACATCGCGCGCTACCGCGAAATCCTCGCCCGGGCCCGCGAGACGGCGCACGAGGTAGGCCTGACACGCACCGCCGGGTCGATCACGCTGATGCAGGAGCAGCTTGACGGCGCCGGGGACGGCAAAACGGCGCGGCAGCGGGTCTGCTATTTCGGGCTCTACAGCCCGTTCGTCTATTCGGACGGCACCCTGCTGCCCTGCTGCAACGCGGCCATGCCGGCCCTGGACAGCGAAAGCTGCATGAAGGCCATGAGCATGGGCAATGTGTTCGAAAGCGGGTTCAACGCGGTGTGGCACGGCGACAAGGCCCGTCAGGTGCGGCGCTCCGTGCTCGAAAACCGGGAGCGCTTCGCCTACTGCAGCCGCTGCCTGTACGATGAGAGCGGCCTTCTGGGCTGGCCACGGCGTCTGAGCCGTCTGCTCTACCGCGGCTGA